The uncultured Roseibium sp. genome contains a region encoding:
- a CDS encoding amidohydrolase family protein, with translation MSAEKNGPGIIALEEHFMHPTLAGYLGPAADPPSAIRDRLYDFAGIRIQEMDAAGIDMQVLSHQSPGSQRLSDEVALEACRNVNDALATVIREAPHRFAGFAMIPTMMPQKAADELTRAVEDLGLKGAMIHGLSRGRFTDGEDFWPIYERAAALDVPIYLHPALPDKSVTASYYAPYDESHPALVKAAWGFGVETGTHAVRLILSGVFDRYPDLKIILGHLGEAIPFLLPRIDEALSRPENASTYFGDIFRNNFHITTSGFFSDAALQCCLEAIGADHILFAVDWPYVSNTDGVAWLRNSPIEEGTKNAIFNGNAKKLLRL, from the coding sequence ATGAGCGCCGAAAAGAACGGGCCGGGGATTATCGCCCTGGAAGAGCATTTCATGCACCCGACCCTTGCCGGATACCTGGGACCTGCGGCCGATCCGCCCTCTGCCATCAGAGATCGTCTTTACGATTTTGCCGGCATCCGGATCCAGGAAATGGATGCAGCCGGCATCGATATGCAGGTGTTGTCGCACCAGTCACCCGGAAGCCAGCGCCTGTCCGATGAGGTTGCCCTTGAGGCGTGCCGCAATGTCAACGATGCCCTTGCCACGGTGATCCGCGAAGCACCCCACCGTTTTGCCGGCTTTGCCATGATCCCGACCATGATGCCGCAGAAGGCAGCAGACGAATTGACCCGTGCGGTCGAAGACCTCGGACTGAAAGGCGCCATGATCCACGGACTGAGCCGCGGCAGGTTCACCGATGGGGAGGACTTCTGGCCGATCTACGAACGGGCAGCGGCCCTCGACGTGCCGATCTACCTGCACCCCGCCCTGCCGGACAAATCCGTCACCGCCAGCTACTACGCCCCTTACGATGAAAGCCATCCGGCCCTGGTGAAGGCGGCCTGGGGTTTCGGCGTCGAAACAGGAACGCATGCAGTCCGTCTGATCCTGAGCGGCGTCTTTGACAGATACCCGGATCTGAAGATCATTCTCGGCCACCTCGGAGAGGCGATCCCCTTCCTGTTGCCGCGAATCGACGAAGCGTTGTCCCGACCGGAAAACGCCTCCACGTACTTTGGGGACATCTTCCGCAACAACTTCCATATCACGACGAGCGGGTTCTTTTCCGACGCAGCCCTTCAATGCTGCCTGGAAGCGATAGGAGCCGATCACATCCTGTTTGCGGTCGACTGGCCATATGTCTCCAATACGGATGGCGTAGCCTGGCTGCGCAACAGCCCGATCGAGGAAGGAACGAAAAACGCGATCTTCAACGGCAACGCGAAGAAGCTGCTGCGGCTCTGA
- a CDS encoding LacI family DNA-binding transcriptional regulator codes for MTKPVTLKDIARETGVHVSTVSRALDPNARTSLTTEVVERIRAAAERMGYRPNRLASGLRTKRTMTVGLMLPDIANTLFPPIVRGVESILEPKGYASIIVNTDSDREREGKLVDVLLQRGVDGIIHAAPYRTDPRMVAVSRQGMPMVTVNRQIENSQIPAVINDDPGGISEMLHYLYDAGHRRIAHIAGPQTLSTGRDRMEAFKKAVQDLGLNLPENAIAISSHFDEDEGRRCTRDLLESGWKFTAILCANDRLALGAIDELNRRGLSCPDDVSVTGYNDIPFLDLIPPGLTTIRIQQFDAGRMSAELLVKMMTEPEATIPRTTILPVKLIERGSVKRIKPDRS; via the coding sequence ATGACCAAGCCGGTAACATTAAAAGACATCGCACGCGAAACCGGCGTGCACGTATCGACCGTTTCAAGGGCTCTGGATCCGAATGCCCGCACATCCCTCACGACCGAAGTCGTCGAACGGATCAGGGCCGCAGCGGAACGTATGGGCTACCGCCCGAACAGGCTGGCCTCGGGTCTGCGCACCAAACGAACGATGACCGTAGGGCTGATGTTGCCCGACATCGCAAATACCTTGTTCCCGCCCATTGTCCGTGGTGTCGAGAGTATCCTGGAGCCAAAGGGCTACGCTTCCATCATCGTCAATACGGATAGCGATCGGGAGCGCGAGGGAAAGCTCGTCGACGTCCTGCTTCAAAGAGGCGTCGACGGCATCATTCACGCAGCCCCCTATCGCACGGATCCACGAATGGTGGCCGTCAGCCGCCAGGGCATGCCGATGGTGACCGTCAACCGGCAGATCGAGAACTCCCAGATTCCTGCGGTTATAAATGACGATCCCGGCGGCATCTCGGAAATGCTCCACTATCTCTATGACGCCGGACATAGACGGATCGCCCATATCGCGGGACCGCAAACCCTGTCCACCGGTCGCGACCGCATGGAAGCATTCAAGAAGGCCGTTCAAGACCTTGGCTTAAATCTGCCGGAAAACGCGATCGCAATTTCGTCCCACTTTGACGAAGACGAAGGTCGCCGTTGCACACGGGACCTTCTGGAATCAGGTTGGAAATTTACCGCCATCCTTTGCGCCAACGACAGACTGGCCCTTGGCGCCATCGATGAACTCAACCGTCGCGGCCTGTCTTGTCCGGACGATGTGTCCGTCACCGGTTACAATGACATCCCGTTCCTGGACCTCATTCCGCCTGGCCTTACGACCATCCGGATCCAGCAGTTCGATGCCGGTCGTATGAGCGCGGAGCTTCTCGTCAAGATGATGACGGAGCCCGAAGCGACCATTCCCCGAACCACGATCCTGCCGGTCAAGCTGATCGAACGCGGCAGCGTGAAACGCATTAAGCCAGACCGATCCTGA